One stretch of Candidatus Bathyarchaeia archaeon DNA includes these proteins:
- a CDS encoding lysylphosphatidylglycerol synthase transmembrane domain-containing protein codes for MAIMIAALLWYVGTQVPADFKPQEATIIRGVDFIYSKILTVDITFLLLAFLMYFGINVLFAVRLRRVLSKNGVRTSFGKTLLAQYAGMLTSDVTPGRSGYILTPVYLRDQDVPTSKSLSSILGIQTFEFLIKVAGGVGAVILLATTVPISTWNTIFPTQIGGVNIGLLVAILGISLMLVGASVLAAFTWSKRAISIFDRIANWRFLKRFTGGLIGKLEEYKESSGATSKAIPEIVFLTIACWVLKGFEWWFLGYALGISQLTGAWWLAFFLIHPLVTALAFIPITPAGIGVQEFGIVGILGLLGVAAPIATVFALLARGLLIFEDIAGVPQIVKSTSLLFNKKKPETELTRQVG; via the coding sequence ATGGCAATTATGATTGCTGCTCTGCTTTGGTACGTGGGCACGCAGGTCCCAGCAGATTTCAAACCCCAAGAAGCCACAATTATAAGAGGCGTTGATTTCATCTACAGCAAAATATTAACCGTTGACATAACGTTCTTGTTGCTTGCTTTTTTGATGTATTTTGGGATAAACGTTCTTTTCGCTGTTAGGCTTAGAAGAGTGCTTAGCAAGAATGGAGTTAGAACCTCGTTTGGCAAAACACTGCTTGCTCAATATGCAGGTATGCTTACTAGTGACGTGACGCCTGGTCGCTCAGGATACATTCTGACGCCCGTCTACTTGCGAGACCAAGACGTACCTACCTCCAAAAGTCTCTCCAGTATTCTTGGGATTCAAACATTTGAGTTTCTCATAAAAGTCGCAGGTGGGGTTGGCGCGGTAATTTTGTTAGCTACAACAGTTCCCATAAGCACATGGAATACGATTTTTCCCACTCAGATAGGCGGAGTAAACATTGGTTTGCTTGTTGCCATTTTAGGTATAAGTTTAATGTTAGTCGGTGCAAGTGTTCTCGCGGCTTTTACTTGGTCTAAGAGAGCTATCTCTATTTTTGATCGCATTGCTAACTGGAGGTTTCTTAAACGATTCACTGGTGGTTTAATTGGTAAACTGGAAGAATACAAAGAAAGCTCAGGTGCAACAAGCAAAGCAATCCCTGAAATAGTGTTCTTGACCATAGCTTGTTGGGTCCTTAAGGGTTTTGAATGGTGGTTCTTAGGATATGCACTTGGGATTTCACAGTTAACTGGTGCGTGGTGGCTAGCCTTTTTCCTAATTCATCCACTGGTTACCGCGCTTGCCTTTATACCTATAACCCCCGCAGGTATAGGCGTACAGGAATTCGGAATCGTTGGAATTCTTGGTCTTCTCGGCGTTGCAGCACCGATAGCAACGGTATTTGCGTTACTTGCAAGAGGTCTATTAATCTTTGAGGACATAGCAGGTGTACCACAAATCGTGAAGTCAACAAGCTTACTCTTTAATAAGAAAAAACCAGAAACGGAACTAACAAGGCAAGTTGGGTAA
- a CDS encoding 2,5-diamino-6-(ribosylamino)-4(3H)-pyrimidinone 5'-phosphate reductase, with protein sequence MFELQGITVIVGGFMSVDGKIAPANRNGREFTHFMTPEHTKILHEIRSSVDAVIVGVDTVIADDPSLTVRAVQGKNPLRIVLDSNARTPLNSKILNINEAPTLIVVSKNAPQERIAALKSKNVEVLASSAERSKALQELMDALKPRGVKRVLVEGGAEVRWSFFERKLVDELFVWVMPYIWGGRDAPTLVGGSGFLKAECAVPLKVKSMEQVEGILILWFSVGA encoded by the coding sequence GTGTTTGAATTGCAGGGTATCACGGTTATCGTTGGGGGATTTATGAGTGTGGACGGAAAGATAGCGCCTGCAAACAGGAACGGTCGAGAATTTACTCATTTCATGACTCCTGAGCATACAAAAATTCTTCATGAAATCCGCTCCTCCGTTGATGCAGTTATCGTTGGAGTAGACACTGTTATAGCGGATGACCCTTCGCTAACGGTACGAGCAGTTCAGGGAAAAAATCCCCTCAGAATTGTGTTGGACAGCAATGCCCGAACACCCTTAAACTCAAAAATCCTAAACATTAACGAAGCACCAACATTGATTGTGGTTTCAAAAAATGCGCCCCAAGAAAGGATTGCGGCTCTGAAAAGTAAAAACGTGGAAGTACTGGCGTCAAGTGCAGAGCGGTCAAAGGCACTGCAGGAGTTGATGGACGCGCTGAAACCCCGTGGTGTGAAAAGGGTTCTTGTCGAAGGGGGCGCTGAAGTTCGGTGGAGCTTTTTTGAGAGAAAACTGGTGGATGAACTGTTTGTTTGGGTAATGCCTTACATTTGGGGCGGCAGAGATGCACCAACTTTGGTGGGTGGTTCGGGCTTTCTTAAAGCTGAATGCGCTGTCCCCTTGAAAGTCAAAAGTATGGAACAGGTTGAAGGCATATTGATTCTTTGGTTTTCAGTTGGAGCCTAA
- a CDS encoding TrmB family transcriptional regulator translates to MEDTAHTLSELGLNKIQIKLLLTLCRFDYISVKDLSKETSIHRAQIYTALEELKAYGLIEKEIGKPIQYRAIQMSKILDILLRRKVVWMSDLQEETKDLIKKVSDIEAQRMEKEQEDYTFTLINGVENAASMFRRWIENSRTVDFVVNFKRYSPTCCIPGYIEEIFRGALCQFREDVKVRLVTSSRPEIFRNWYWEGAKNLENRFVSFNVPMDIGVFNKERASLTIYTKKPDMLRTDMSVLTSNHPSFVQMVQNHFDLLWNNSTATQEANDASPK, encoded by the coding sequence ATGGAAGATACTGCCCATACACTAAGTGAATTGGGGCTAAATAAAATACAGATTAAGCTACTTCTGACGCTATGCAGGTTTGATTACATATCAGTAAAAGACCTATCAAAAGAGACAAGCATTCATAGAGCCCAAATCTACACGGCTCTAGAGGAACTGAAAGCATATGGACTAATCGAGAAAGAAATCGGAAAACCAATACAATATAGAGCTATTCAAATGTCCAAAATACTTGATATTTTACTTAGACGCAAAGTTGTTTGGATGTCGGATTTGCAAGAGGAAACTAAAGACCTGATAAAGAAAGTTAGTGATATAGAAGCTCAAAGAATGGAAAAGGAACAAGAGGACTACACCTTCACATTGATTAATGGGGTAGAAAATGCAGCCAGTATGTTTCGCCGTTGGATTGAGAATTCAAGGACAGTTGATTTTGTGGTAAATTTTAAGCGGTATAGTCCTACTTGTTGCATACCTGGCTATATCGAAGAGATCTTTAGGGGTGCCCTATGCCAATTCAGAGAGGACGTAAAAGTAAGACTTGTAACCAGTTCACGTCCTGAAATTTTCAGGAACTGGTACTGGGAGGGCGCTAAGAATCTGGAAAATCGGTTTGTATCTTTTAACGTTCCCATGGATATTGGGGTCTTTAATAAAGAGAGAGCCAGTTTGACAATTTATACTAAAAAACCAGATATGTTGAGAACCGATATGTCGGTCCTAACTTCAAATCACCCCTCTTTCGTACAAATGGTTCAAAACCATTTTGACCTTCTATGGAACAATTCAACAGCTACTCAAGAAGCAAACGACGCTTCTCCTAAATAA